The following proteins are encoded in a genomic region of Bradyrhizobium sp. SK17:
- a CDS encoding helix-turn-helix domain-containing GNAT family N-acetyltransferase: MKSNSHDTALESQVAAVRGFSRFYTRKLGIIEPKLLHSSFTLQEARIIYELAHRADCTATDLVRDLDLDAGFVSRTLAALQRRQIVTRKPSKADKRVNEVALTAKGRAAAADLDSRSRSEVAALLKQIDGDRRAAVVRAMGTIEQSLEPVAEKPVGFLLRSHRVGDMGWVVSRQGQAYAEEYGWDISYEALVAEICAQFLRSFDPAREHCWIAEIDGEPVGSVFLVNGGEGIAKLRLLLVEDKARGLGVGRALVEQCIRSAREKGYKKMTLWTQSILLAARGIYARAGFQRVKEEKHHSFGVDLIGETWELEL, from the coding sequence ATGAAATCAAACTCCCATGACACGGCCCTCGAGAGCCAGGTTGCCGCAGTCCGCGGCTTCAGCCGGTTCTACACCCGCAAGCTCGGCATCATCGAGCCGAAGCTGCTGCATTCGTCGTTCACCTTGCAGGAAGCGCGGATCATCTACGAGCTCGCGCATCGTGCCGACTGCACCGCGACCGACCTGGTGCGCGATCTCGACCTCGATGCCGGCTTCGTCAGCCGGACGCTGGCGGCGTTGCAACGCCGCCAGATCGTGACCCGCAAGCCGTCGAAGGCGGACAAGCGGGTCAACGAGGTGGCGCTGACCGCCAAGGGCCGCGCGGCGGCCGCCGACCTCGACAGCCGTTCGCGCAGCGAGGTCGCAGCCTTGTTGAAACAGATCGACGGCGACCGGCGCGCAGCCGTGGTGCGCGCCATGGGCACGATCGAGCAGTCGCTGGAGCCAGTGGCCGAAAAGCCGGTCGGCTTCCTGCTGCGCAGCCACCGCGTCGGCGACATGGGCTGGGTGGTCTCGCGACAGGGACAGGCCTATGCGGAGGAATATGGCTGGGACATCAGCTACGAGGCGCTGGTGGCCGAGATCTGCGCGCAATTCCTGCGATCGTTCGATCCGGCTCGCGAGCATTGCTGGATCGCGGAGATCGACGGCGAGCCGGTCGGCTCGGTCTTCCTGGTCAATGGCGGCGAGGGTATCGCGAAGCTGCGGTTGCTGCTGGTCGAGGACAAGGCGCGCGGCCTCGGCGTCGGCCGCGCCCTGGTCGAGCAATGCATCCGCTCCGCGCGCGAGAAGGGCTACAAAAAGATGACGCTGTGGACCCAGAGCATCCTGCTCGCCGCACGCGGCATCTACGCCCGCGCCGGCTTCCAGCGCGTCAAGGAAGAGAAGCACCACAGCTTCGGCGTCGATTTGATCGGCGAGACCTGGGAGCTGGAGCTGTAA
- a CDS encoding VOC family protein, with product MSNAPTARFTVLTLGVSDMRASIAFYESLGFTRRMRATGEEVAFFETGGTVLGLFPWHLLAADAGLPDQPRPSAFHGVAIAWNCNDDAEVDRVMAFALSKGAKLLKPAQPTSYGGYCGYFGDPDGHAWEVVRAPGFAVLENGRVSIPD from the coding sequence ATGAGTAACGCCCCGACCGCACGCTTCACCGTCCTCACGCTCGGCGTCAGCGACATGCGCGCCAGCATCGCCTTCTATGAGTCCCTCGGCTTCACCAGAAGGATGCGCGCGACCGGCGAGGAGGTGGCGTTCTTCGAGACCGGCGGCACCGTGCTCGGACTGTTCCCGTGGCATCTGCTGGCCGCCGATGCAGGGTTGCCCGATCAACCGCGGCCATCGGCGTTCCACGGCGTTGCGATCGCCTGGAACTGCAACGACGACGCCGAGGTCGATCGTGTGATGGCGTTCGCGCTGTCGAAAGGCGCCAAGCTGCTGAAGCCCGCGCAGCCCACCAGCTATGGCGGCTATTGCGGATATTTCGGCGATCCCGACGGTCACGCCTGGGAAGTGGTGCGAGCGCCGGGCTTCGCGGTTCTCGAGAACGGGCGGGTGTCGATCCCCGACTAA
- the moaB gene encoding molybdenum cofactor biosynthesis protein B yields the protein MSSIDESKAFVPLNIAVLTISDTRSLADDKSGTTLADRLTAAGHKLAAREIVTDDVEAIRAVIRRWIADAGVDAVITTGGTGFTGRDVTPEAVEPLFEKRMDGFSIAFHMLSHAKIGASTIQSRATAGVAGATFIFCLPGSPGACRDGWDGILAAQLDYRTRPCNFVEIMPRLDEHLRRPKAQGASA from the coding sequence ATGTCTTCGATCGACGAATCCAAAGCCTTCGTCCCGCTCAACATCGCGGTGCTGACGATTTCCGACACCCGCTCGCTGGCGGATGACAAGTCGGGCACCACGCTGGCCGACCGCCTGACCGCCGCCGGCCACAAGCTCGCCGCGCGCGAGATCGTCACCGATGACGTCGAGGCGATCCGCGCCGTGATCCGGCGCTGGATCGCCGACGCGGGCGTCGATGCGGTCATCACGACGGGCGGCACCGGCTTCACCGGCCGCGACGTGACGCCGGAGGCGGTCGAGCCGCTGTTCGAGAAGCGGATGGACGGCTTTTCGATCGCCTTCCACATGCTGAGCCACGCCAAGATCGGGGCGTCGACGATCCAGAGCCGGGCCACCGCCGGCGTCGCGGGCGCGACCTTCATCTTCTGCCTGCCCGGTTCGCCCGGCGCCTGCCGCGACGGCTGGGACGGCATCCTGGCGGCGCAGCTCGACTACCGCACGCGGCCCTGCAATTTCGTCGAGATCATGCCGCGGCTCGACGAGCACCTGCGCCGCCCGAAGGCGCAGGGGGCAAGCGCGTAA
- a CDS encoding PA0069 family radical SAM protein, translated as MSRASSHALKHPPVTAPSDNPAGAPSPFPELAVAIERERRRGRGAQSNASGRYEAEARTAFDDGWQSLDDLPPFQTSVAIDTSRKVITRNDSPDIGFDRSINPYRGCEHGCVYCFARPTHAYLGLSPGLDFESKLFAKPDAPALLEKELAAPDYEARMIAIGTNTDPYQPIERERKIMRGILEVLERAGHPVGIVTKSALVTRDIDILARMAKRNLAKVALSVTSLDPKLARTMEPRASTPPKRLEAIKRLTEAGIPTTVMVAPVIPALNDSEIERILDAAAHAGAKEASYVLLRLPLEVRDLFREWLMANYPDRYRHVFTLIRDMRGGRDYDSQWGTRMKGTGPMAWMIGRRFEIACEKLGLNKRRTKLTTDHFAKPKRNGQQLSLF; from the coding sequence ATGAGCCGAGCATCCTCTCATGCCCTCAAGCACCCGCCGGTAACGGCGCCCTCCGATAACCCGGCGGGTGCACCTTCCCCGTTTCCCGAACTTGCGGTCGCGATCGAGCGCGAGCGGCGGCGAGGCCGCGGCGCGCAGTCCAACGCCAGCGGCCGCTATGAGGCCGAGGCGCGGACAGCCTTCGACGACGGCTGGCAGAGCCTCGACGACCTGCCGCCGTTTCAGACCAGCGTGGCGATCGACACCTCGCGCAAGGTGATTACCCGCAACGACTCGCCCGATATCGGCTTCGACCGATCGATCAATCCCTATCGCGGCTGCGAGCATGGTTGTGTCTATTGCTTCGCGCGGCCGACCCACGCCTATCTCGGCCTGTCGCCGGGGCTCGACTTCGAGTCGAAACTGTTCGCCAAGCCGGATGCGCCGGCGCTGCTCGAGAAGGAGCTGGCGGCGCCGGATTACGAAGCGCGGATGATCGCGATCGGCACCAACACCGATCCCTACCAGCCGATCGAGCGCGAGCGGAAGATCATGCGTGGCATCCTCGAGGTACTGGAGCGCGCCGGCCATCCGGTTGGCATCGTCACCAAATCGGCGCTGGTGACCCGTGACATCGACATCCTGGCGCGGATGGCCAAGCGCAACCTCGCCAAGGTCGCGCTGTCGGTAACGTCGCTCGACCCGAAGCTCGCCCGCACCATGGAGCCGCGCGCTTCGACCCCGCCGAAACGGCTCGAGGCGATCAAGCGGCTCACCGAGGCCGGCATCCCGACCACGGTGATGGTCGCGCCCGTGATCCCGGCGCTGAACGATTCCGAGATCGAACGCATCCTCGATGCGGCTGCCCACGCCGGCGCCAAGGAGGCGAGCTACGTGCTGCTGCGGCTGCCACTCGAGGTCCGTGACCTGTTCCGCGAATGGCTGATGGCGAACTATCCCGATCGCTACCGTCACGTCTTCACGCTGATCCGCGACATGCGCGGCGGCCGCGACTACGATTCGCAATGGGGCACGCGGATGAAGGGCACCGGCCCGATGGCCTGGATGATCGGCCGCCGCTTCGAGATCGCCTGCGAAAAGCTCGGCCTCAACAAGCGGCGCACCAAGCTGACCACGGATCACTTCGCCAAGCCGAAGCGCAATGGCCAGCAACTGAGTTTGTTCTGA
- a CDS encoding neutral zinc metallopeptidase: MRYDDFRRSDDIEDRRDDSGGGGGGGGFGIPMGGGGGLGIGTVIVLGLLGYAFGIDPRILIGGAEILTGGGQAPTYQTDRQSSGGQAKRGAPTDEMGSMIAGILGEIDDRWSEIFQASGQSYTGPKIVLFRNATNGGRCGMAQSAMGPFYCPPDKTIFLDTGFFREVETRFRGCSGNACKFTAAYIIAHEAGHHIQNLLGIIPRVNRLQQQAGSKAEANALQVKVELQADCLSGVWVNREEKKRPGFLEAGDIDAALTTANAIGDDTLQRQATGRVVPDSFTHGSAAQRKQWFMTGYQQGTVQACNTFAGG, translated from the coding sequence ATGCGCTATGATGATTTCCGCCGCAGCGACGATATCGAAGACCGTCGCGACGACAGCGGAGGGGGCGGTGGTGGCGGCGGCTTCGGCATTCCGATGGGCGGCGGTGGCGGGCTCGGCATCGGCACCGTGATCGTGCTCGGCCTGCTCGGCTATGCGTTCGGCATCGATCCGCGCATCCTGATCGGCGGCGCCGAGATTCTCACCGGCGGTGGCCAGGCGCCGACCTATCAGACCGATCGGCAGTCGTCGGGCGGCCAGGCCAAGCGCGGCGCGCCGACCGACGAGATGGGCAGCATGATCGCCGGCATCCTCGGCGAGATCGACGATCGCTGGAGCGAGATCTTCCAGGCCTCGGGCCAGAGCTACACCGGCCCGAAGATCGTGCTGTTCCGCAACGCCACCAATGGCGGCCGCTGCGGCATGGCGCAGTCGGCGATGGGACCGTTCTATTGTCCGCCGGACAAGACCATCTTCCTCGACACCGGTTTCTTCCGCGAGGTCGAGACGCGCTTCCGCGGCTGCTCGGGCAACGCCTGCAAATTCACCGCGGCCTATATCATCGCGCATGAAGCCGGCCATCATATCCAGAACCTGCTCGGCATCATCCCGCGTGTGAACCGGTTGCAGCAGCAGGCCGGCAGCAAGGCCGAGGCCAACGCGTTGCAGGTCAAGGTCGAGTTGCAGGCCGATTGCCTCTCCGGCGTCTGGGTCAACCGCGAGGAGAAGAAGCGGCCCGGCTTCCTCGAGGCCGGCGACATCGACGCCGCGCTGACCACGGCGAATGCGATCGGCGACGACACGCTGCAACGCCAGGCCACCGGCCGGGTGGTGCCGGATTCCTTCACCCACGGCTCCGCCGCGCAGCGCAAGCAATGGTTCATGACCGGCTACCAGCAGGGCACCGTGCAGGCCTGCAACACGTTCGCCGGCGGCTAG
- a CDS encoding ribonuclease HII: MIRDKAKKPPAKTAKQAAPAKPAKRIVVRPSFRRERALIKRGIWPVAGCDEAGRGPLAGPVVAAAVVLDPNRVPKGLDDSKRLTAERREELFEEICATAAYSVAVASPARIDRDNILRASLWALARAVHALPEMPQYVFVDGRDKLATPCDCDAVIGGDGIVASIAAASIIAKVTRDRLMCALALDCPGYGFEQHKGYAVPEHLEALDRLGPSSHHRSLFAPVVAARLKHFPLPVEPDLFTVAAESKAAAASEAA; this comes from the coding sequence ATGATTCGGGACAAAGCCAAAAAGCCGCCAGCCAAAACGGCCAAGCAGGCCGCGCCGGCCAAGCCGGCGAAGCGCATCGTGGTGCGGCCGAGCTTCCGGCGCGAGCGCGCGCTGATCAAGCGCGGCATCTGGCCGGTCGCCGGCTGCGACGAGGCCGGGCGCGGTCCGCTGGCCGGCCCGGTGGTGGCCGCCGCCGTGGTGCTGGATCCCAATCGCGTCCCCAAGGGCCTCGACGATTCCAAGCGGCTGACCGCCGAGCGCCGCGAGGAATTGTTCGAGGAGATCTGCGCCACCGCTGCGTACTCCGTCGCGGTGGCCTCGCCGGCGCGAATCGACCGCGACAACATCCTGCGCGCCTCGCTCTGGGCGCTGGCGCGCGCGGTGCATGCGCTGCCGGAGATGCCGCAGTACGTCTTCGTCGACGGGCGCGACAAGCTCGCCACGCCCTGCGACTGCGATGCCGTGATCGGCGGCGACGGCATCGTGGCCTCGATCGCGGCCGCCTCGATCATCGCCAAGGTGACGCGCGACCGCCTGATGTGTGCGCTTGCGCTGGATTGCCCCGGCTACGGCTTCGAGCAGCACAAGGGTTATGCGGTCCCCGAGCACCTCGAGGCGCTCGACCGGCTCGGCCCGAGCAGCCATCACCGCAGCCTGTTCGCCCCCGTCGTCGCCGCGCGGCTGAAGCATTTTCCGCTTCCCGTCGAGCCCGACCTGTTCACGGTCGCCGCCGAGAGCAAAGCCGCGGCGGCGTCCGAAGCGGCCTAA
- a CDS encoding glycosyltransferase family 39 protein, with translation MRFTSLVVELIRARPRLVVWIVVLAQAAIWLLLPLIFYGSPPGNLATVLAFGREYQVGTDMGPPLAFWLADIAFRAAGNHVFGVYLLAQVCEIATFIAFYQLARAIVGGPQGVLAVLLSMTVVVFSSPSVEFGPLILARPLWALLLLHSWQLIGQNRRSSWFAWSIDCGLLLLTTPAAIGMILLVVGFALATERGRRTLRAVDPLYAVLVIIVLALPYLIWLVRADALVLPALPAVVDLKARALRWGVVLGGLIVATAAIVLLVILNSRWFARDADDSPIIYRPPVSPLAQQFVYFFAFAPALVSSFASGLFNLDRPFGGAGVALLMSGLAVVVATGDLIHLRRQRLLRSVWAFAVAAPAALALAAALFLPWTSTTEVPTSLPAAAMGRFFDDSYERRTNQRLRAVAGDPELASLIAMNSRRPHLLLDATPQRTPWLSVAKFNETGGVVVWRAQDTAGTPPPDIAQRFPGLVPEVPRSFDRLVNGRQPVLRIGWAIVRPKGQ, from the coding sequence ATGCGGTTTACCTCCCTGGTTGTCGAACTGATCCGCGCCCGGCCGCGCCTCGTGGTCTGGATCGTGGTGCTGGCGCAGGCCGCGATCTGGCTGTTGCTGCCGCTGATCTTCTACGGCAGCCCGCCCGGCAATCTCGCCACCGTCCTTGCCTTCGGCCGCGAATACCAGGTCGGCACCGACATGGGCCCGCCGCTGGCGTTCTGGCTTGCCGACATCGCCTTCCGCGCCGCCGGCAATCACGTGTTCGGCGTCTATCTGCTGGCGCAGGTCTGCGAGATCGCAACCTTCATTGCCTTCTACCAGCTGGCGCGCGCCATCGTCGGCGGCCCGCAGGGCGTGCTCGCGGTGCTGCTGTCGATGACAGTCGTGGTGTTCTCCTCGCCAAGCGTCGAGTTCGGCCCGCTGATCCTGGCGCGCCCGCTGTGGGCATTGTTGCTGCTGCACTCCTGGCAATTGATCGGGCAGAACCGGCGCAGTTCGTGGTTCGCCTGGTCGATCGATTGCGGCCTGCTGCTGCTGACGACGCCGGCGGCGATCGGCATGATTCTGCTCGTGGTCGGCTTCGCGCTTGCGACCGAGCGTGGGCGACGCACGCTGCGCGCGGTCGATCCGCTCTATGCGGTGCTGGTCATCATCGTGCTGGCGCTGCCCTATCTGATCTGGCTGGTCCGCGCCGATGCGCTGGTGCTGCCGGCGTTGCCCGCAGTTGTCGATCTCAAGGCTCGCGCGCTGCGCTGGGGCGTCGTGCTCGGCGGGTTGATCGTGGCGACGGCGGCGATCGTGCTGCTGGTGATCCTCAACTCGCGCTGGTTCGCCCGCGACGCCGACGATTCGCCGATCATCTATCGTCCACCGGTCAGTCCGCTGGCGCAGCAATTCGTCTATTTCTTCGCCTTCGCGCCGGCGCTCGTCAGCAGCTTCGCGTCGGGCCTGTTCAATCTCGATCGACCGTTCGGCGGCGCCGGCGTGGCGCTGTTGATGTCGGGCCTCGCCGTCGTGGTCGCGACCGGCGATCTGATCCATCTCCGGCGGCAGCGGCTGTTGCGTTCGGTGTGGGCGTTCGCGGTCGCGGCGCCCGCTGCTTTGGCGCTGGCGGCGGCGCTGTTCCTGCCCTGGACCAGCACCACCGAGGTGCCGACCTCGCTGCCGGCGGCAGCGATGGGCCGCTTCTTCGACGACAGCTATGAGCGCCGCACCAACCAGCGCCTGCGCGCGGTCGCCGGCGATCCCGAACTCGCCAGCCTGATCGCGATGAACAGCCGTCGTCCGCATCTTCTGCTCGACGCCACTCCGCAGCGGACGCCATGGCTGTCGGTGGCGAAGTTCAACGAGACCGGCGGCGTCGTGGTCTGGCGCGCGCAGGACACCGCCGGCACGCCGCCGCCCGACATCGCGCAACGTTTCCCTGGGCTGGTGCCCGAAGTGCCGCGCTCGTTCGACCGGCTGGTCAATGGAAGGCAGCCGGTGCTGCGGATCGGCTGGGCCATCGTGCGGCCGAAGGGGCAATGA
- a CDS encoding glycosyltransferase encodes MLSVIIPTDGVERTAVATLAALVPGAAAGIIREVLLVDRTDTDIMERVADVAGCRFVRFEGTRAAALAAGAKQARSPWLMFLHPGAVLDAGWIEETTQFIQMVAASGKDRAGIFRYARAPYSDPGLRDGLKFVARMLAGPSAEQGLLIARDHYERIGGYRPDARRSEARLLRRLGRSSRTMLRSRIMVV; translated from the coding sequence ATGCTGAGCGTGATCATTCCGACCGACGGGGTCGAGCGCACCGCGGTCGCAACCCTGGCGGCGCTGGTGCCGGGCGCAGCCGCGGGAATCATCCGCGAAGTCTTGCTGGTCGACCGCACCGACACCGACATCATGGAGCGCGTCGCCGACGTCGCCGGCTGCCGCTTCGTGCGCTTCGAGGGCACCCGCGCCGCAGCCCTCGCTGCCGGTGCCAAGCAGGCGCGCTCGCCCTGGCTGATGTTCCTGCATCCGGGCGCCGTGCTCGATGCCGGCTGGATCGAGGAGACCACCCAGTTCATCCAGATGGTGGCGGCCAGCGGCAAGGATCGCGCCGGCATCTTCCGCTACGCCCGCGCGCCCTACTCCGACCCCGGCCTGCGCGACGGCCTCAAATTCGTCGCCCGGATGCTCGCCGGGCCCTCGGCCGAACAGGGGCTGCTGATCGCGCGCGATCATTACGAGCGGATCGGCGGCTACCGCCCGGATGCCCGCCGCTCCGAGGCCCGCCTGCTGCGCCGGCTCGGCCGCTCCTCGCGCACCATGCTGCGCAGCCGGATCATGGTCGTGTAA
- a CDS encoding site-specific DNA-methyltransferase — protein sequence MVVSRRGASARAPRTKFESAPSSHIVIGDCVAELSKLQAGSVDLVFADPPYNLQLKGDLKRPDESHVDAVNDDWDKFSSFAAYDDFTRAWLLACRRVMKPSATLWVIGSYHNIFRVGAIMQDLGFWLLNDIVWRKSNPMPNFRGRRFTNAHETMIWAARDEKAKGYTFNYEALKASNEDVQARSDWLIPLCTGEERLKGDDGKKVHPTQKPEQLLARVLLSSSKPGDLVIDPFNGTGTTGAVAKRLGRNYIGFERDRTYAAAAEARIAAIEPLPEATLAPFMTAREAPRVAFSELIERGMIVPGAKLVDAKKRHGALVRADGAIMLGDKVGSIHRIGAVAQGAGACNGWTFWHVETKTGLRLIDELRAEIRSEMAAG from the coding sequence ATGGTAGTGTCGCGTCGCGGGGCGTCTGCAAGGGCGCCCCGCACTAAATTTGAGAGTGCCCCGTCGAGCCACATCGTCATTGGCGATTGCGTGGCCGAGTTGTCGAAGCTTCAGGCCGGCTCGGTCGACCTGGTGTTCGCCGACCCTCCCTACAATCTGCAGCTCAAGGGCGACCTCAAGCGCCCCGACGAGTCGCATGTCGATGCCGTCAACGACGACTGGGACAAGTTCTCGTCGTTCGCCGCCTATGACGATTTCACCCGCGCCTGGCTCCTGGCCTGCCGTCGCGTGATGAAACCGTCGGCCACGCTGTGGGTGATCGGCTCCTATCACAACATCTTCCGCGTCGGCGCCATCATGCAGGACCTCGGCTTCTGGCTCCTGAACGACATCGTGTGGCGCAAGTCGAATCCGATGCCGAATTTCCGCGGCCGCCGCTTCACCAACGCGCACGAGACCATGATCTGGGCCGCGCGCGACGAGAAGGCCAAGGGCTACACCTTCAACTATGAAGCGCTGAAAGCCTCCAACGAGGACGTGCAGGCGCGCTCCGACTGGCTGATCCCGCTGTGCACCGGTGAGGAGCGCCTGAAGGGCGACGACGGCAAGAAGGTGCATCCGACCCAGAAGCCCGAGCAGCTGCTCGCCCGCGTACTGCTGTCGTCGTCGAAGCCCGGCGATCTCGTGATCGATCCGTTCAACGGCACCGGCACCACCGGCGCCGTCGCCAAGCGCCTCGGCCGCAACTATATCGGCTTCGAGCGCGACCGAACCTATGCCGCCGCAGCCGAAGCCCGCATCGCCGCGATCGAGCCGCTGCCGGAGGCGACGCTCGCCCCGTTCATGACCGCGCGCGAGGCGCCCCGCGTGGCATTCTCCGAACTGATCGAGCGCGGCATGATCGTGCCCGGTGCCAAATTGGTCGACGCCAAGAAGCGCCATGGCGCGCTGGTGCGCGCCGACGGCGCCATCATGCTCGGCGACAAGGTCGGCTCGATCCACCGCATCGGCGCGGTCGCGCAGGGCGCCGGCGCCTGCAACGGCTGGACCTTCTGGCACGTCGAGACCAAGACCGGCCTCAGGCTGATCGACGAGCTGCGTGCCGAGATCCGCTCCGAGATGGCGGCGGGCTGA
- a CDS encoding uracil-DNA glycosylase family protein, whose product MTPEPIPTLQQLLAFYLEAGVDCALGEEPINRLEEAEPVPAPAPAAPRPPVALNPLRPPPMPAVPRSEITVLPDAAIASAREAARTAPTLEALRTLMETFDGCALKHTATRLVFADGNPQAKVMFVGEAPGRDEDIEGLPFVGRSGKLLDRMIAAIGLDRSKAYIANVIPWRPPGNRTPTPQETQVCLPFIQRHIELVNPDVLVTLGNPSTQALLGTREGIMRTRGKWIDYDTGTRTIRAVATFHPAYLLRSPSYKRLSWQDLRAIAKVLQQTTAS is encoded by the coding sequence ATGACGCCCGAGCCCATCCCTACGTTGCAGCAATTGCTGGCCTTTTACCTGGAGGCCGGGGTCGACTGCGCGCTTGGCGAGGAGCCGATCAACCGGCTCGAGGAGGCGGAGCCAGTTCCCGCCCCTGCCCCTGCGGCACCGCGTCCACCAGTTGCGCTCAATCCGCTGCGGCCGCCGCCGATGCCCGCTGTTCCGCGTAGCGAAATCACCGTGTTGCCGGACGCCGCGATCGCCTCGGCACGCGAGGCCGCACGGACCGCGCCGACGCTGGAAGCGCTGCGCACGCTGATGGAGACGTTCGACGGCTGCGCGCTGAAGCACACCGCGACCAGGCTGGTGTTCGCCGACGGCAATCCGCAGGCCAAGGTGATGTTCGTCGGCGAGGCGCCGGGCCGCGACGAGGACATCGAGGGCCTGCCGTTCGTCGGCCGCTCCGGCAAGCTGCTCGACCGCATGATCGCGGCGATCGGGCTCGATCGCAGCAAAGCCTATATCGCCAACGTGATCCCGTGGCGGCCGCCGGGCAACCGCACGCCGACGCCGCAGGAGACGCAGGTGTGCCTGCCGTTCATCCAGCGTCATATCGAGCTGGTGAATCCGGACGTGCTGGTGACGCTTGGCAATCCCTCGACGCAGGCACTGCTCGGCACCCGCGAGGGCATCATGCGCACCCGCGGCAAATGGATCGACTACGACACGGGAACGCGCACGATCCGTGCCGTCGCCACCTTCCATCCGGCCTATCTGCTGCGCTCGCCGTCGTACAAAAGGTTGTCGTGGCAGGATCTGCGCGCGATCGCGAAAGTGCTGCAGCAGACGACGGCTTCGTAG